One window of the Cydia splendana chromosome 18, ilCydSple1.2, whole genome shotgun sequence genome contains the following:
- the LOC134799263 gene encoding uncharacterized protein LOC134799263, translating into MPKRKHKTEDEIRRKILKLQEKLARRTNEQEDYCSSEENFNDVPYSETPYTELLPYYCEPGWDASEAQSPQPTAPCLSAAHSATRQPSPRSAVVDNQLQPDLPPQPVSPLPPQPVSPLPPQTALPLPQNPGTSGENQPDDLQLDDDILQLLGDAPREETPMGPPIHKDIASRWQNILAKGLSKELKESLTKEYLIPNNCDLLMAPTLNPEVRVALPDPLVKRDTSLLYKQKQLGIALSALASVTEMVLANETSKQKLLKPLSDACRILCDSHFTETRTRRGFIISSINAKLKQTLIDSNRDKLLFGENVSEKLKAAKTIQQSGEALKNNPPKPRYNRPNFQSTIANRGNLNFVPQHRKTDTKTNNRRAPAYSQRQMSHNNSTRRHNGNDRDRDRAPPTSRTAGGHHRK; encoded by the exons ATGCCTAAGAGGAAACATAAAACTGAAGACGAAATTCGTCGCAAGATTCTTAAGTTACAAGAAAAACTGGCAAGAAGGACTAACGAACAGGAAGATTACTGTTCGTCCGAAGAAAATTTTAACG ATGTACCCTATTCGGAAACACCTTACACGGAGTTGTTACCGTATTATTGCGAACCTGGATGGGACGCATCCGAGGCACAATCGCCACAGCCGACAGCGCCCTGCCTGTCGGCGGCGCACTCAGCTACGCGACAGCCGTCGCCGCGTTCCGCCGTGGTGGACAACCAGCTGCAGCCTGACTTGCCGCCGCAACCTGTGTCACCGTTACCGCCGCAACCTGTCTCACCGTTACCGCCTCAAACTGCCTTGCCGTTGCCGCAAAATCCAGGTACATCAGGCGAAAATCAACCAGATGATTTGCAACTTGATGACGATATTCTTCAGTTACTAGGCGATGCCCCGAGGGAAGAAACCCCTATGGGACCGCCTATTCATAAAGATATCGCCAGTCGATGGCAAAATATTCTTGCCAAAGGCCTCTCAAAAGAACTAAAGGAAAGTCTAACTAAAGAATATCTGATTCCTAATAATTGTGATCTTTTGATGGCCCCGACTCTCAACCCGGAAGTTAGGGTGGCTTTACCTGACCCCCTAGTAAAAAGAGACACGTCACTACTTTACAAGCAAAAACAACTGGGTATTGCCTTGTCCGCTTTAGCTTCAGTAACTGAAATGGTCCTTGCAAACGAGACttcaaaacaaaaactattGAAACCTCTCAGTGATGCTTGCCGCATTCTCTGCGACAGCCACTTTACAGAGACAAGAACTCGCAGGGGTTTCATTATATCGTCTATTAACGCAAAATTAAAACAGACTCTGATCGACTCCAATAGGGATAAGCTGCTGTTTGGAGAAAATGTTTCAGAAAAATTGAAGGCAGCAAAAACTATTCAGCAGTCTGGCGAAGCATTAAAGAATAATCCCCCTAAACCCAGATATAATCGTCCGAATTTTCAGTCAACAATTgcaaataggggtaatttaaacTTCGTGCCCCAACACCGCAAGACGGACACGAAGACCAACAACCGTCGAGCCCCTGCTTACTCGCAGAGGCAGATGTCGCACAACAACAGCACGCGACGCCACAACGGCAACGATCGCGATCGCGACCGCGCACCGCCGACGTCGAGGACAGCGGGTGGACATCACCGGAAGTAG